The proteins below are encoded in one region of Fibrella aestuarina BUZ 2:
- a CDS encoding DoxX family protein yields MKTINTIYWIATGLFAFVMLGSAIPDIIVMPEAVQGFKEIGLPAYLLPLVGWAKLLGVIALLVPGFPRLREWAYAGLMIDILGAIYCIAMSGKPLGTWAPIIVIPIVGYVSYVYYHKRLLAAATPSARGPLVGV; encoded by the coding sequence ATGAAAACAATCAACACAATTTACTGGATTGCCACGGGTCTGTTTGCCTTCGTTATGCTGGGGTCGGCCATTCCTGATATCATCGTTATGCCCGAAGCCGTGCAGGGGTTCAAAGAAATAGGGTTACCGGCCTATTTGTTACCTCTGGTAGGGTGGGCTAAACTGCTGGGGGTGATTGCTCTGCTGGTGCCCGGTTTTCCGCGCCTGCGCGAATGGGCTTATGCTGGGCTGATGATCGACATTCTGGGGGCTATCTATTGCATCGCCATGAGTGGGAAACCGCTGGGTACGTGGGCGCCCATCATTGTGATTCCGATCGTGGGGTACGTGTCATACGTCTACTACCACAAACGGCTGCTGGCGGCAGCAACTCCCTCGGCTCGCGGCCCGTTGGTGGGCGTTTAA
- a CDS encoding CPBP family intramembrane glutamic endopeptidase, translating into MRELLHDIRTYLRADFKPGLYAITAAWVALLISINYAIGLENTIIDAQPFSPWRPVWYLALYATAYYGAFWLWSRFHHRSDIWRDRRFWRHTLVALVVYSYAVGSSVYADLARRVEDMRLYPYVYRVLGNLHSILTILLPLVLYYYLIDKPQNGFYGLQPKRKGLLVYLTLLLLMVPIIALAATQPDFLQAYPTYRNTGAHLALNVPEWLTILGYELAYGWDFVPTELLFRGFLVIGLSRLLNPALTNAATQPTGLTTPGPVLPMIVWYASIHFGRPLGETLSSLVGGYILGVLALSTRSIWGGLFIHIGIAWLMEAAAFLASR; encoded by the coding sequence TTGCGCGAATTACTCCACGATATCCGAACGTACCTGCGGGCCGACTTTAAGCCTGGCCTGTATGCCATTACGGCGGCCTGGGTTGCCCTGCTTATCAGCATCAATTACGCCATTGGGCTGGAGAATACCATCATCGATGCGCAGCCGTTCAGCCCCTGGCGGCCAGTATGGTACCTGGCGCTCTACGCCACGGCCTATTACGGTGCGTTCTGGTTATGGAGCCGCTTTCACCACCGCTCCGATATCTGGCGCGACCGGCGTTTCTGGCGGCACACGCTGGTGGCGTTGGTCGTTTACAGCTATGCCGTTGGCTCCAGTGTTTACGCCGATCTGGCCCGGCGCGTCGAGGATATGCGGCTTTATCCGTATGTGTACCGCGTGCTGGGTAACCTGCACTCCATCCTGACGATCCTGCTGCCGCTGGTTCTGTATTACTACCTGATCGACAAACCTCAGAATGGCTTTTACGGCCTGCAACCAAAGCGCAAAGGCCTGTTGGTCTACCTGACGCTCCTGCTGCTGATGGTACCTATCATTGCCTTAGCCGCTACCCAACCCGATTTTTTGCAGGCCTATCCCACCTACCGCAACACGGGGGCGCACCTGGCGCTGAACGTACCGGAGTGGCTCACCATCCTTGGCTACGAATTGGCCTATGGCTGGGATTTCGTGCCGACCGAACTGCTCTTTCGGGGCTTTCTGGTCATCGGTCTCAGTCGGCTACTGAACCCCGCGCTGACCAACGCGGCGACTCAGCCAACAGGCCTCACCACGCCGGGGCCAGTTTTGCCCATGATTGTCTGGTATGCCAGTATTCACTTCGGGCGACCGTTGGGCGAAACCCTTTCGTCACTCGTCGGCGGCTACATCCTGGGCGTGCTGGCCCTGTCGACACGTAGTATCTGGGGCGGTCTGTTTATTCATATCGGCATCGCCTGGCTGATGGAAGCCGCCGCCTTTCTGGCCAGCCGGTAG
- a CDS encoding M14 family zinc carboxypeptidase gives MTNRYINLILCLFTSLIASAQVADSYYLPQTVQYNAAIPTPRQHLGYQVGEWHVSHDQIVGYMKKLDEVSDRITLVEYGRTYESRPLLLLTITSPQNQQQIDRLKAEHVQLADPARSTGLDVSKMPAVVWMGYTVHGNEPSGNNSALLAAYYLAAAQGPAIDSLLNESIILLDPCINPDGANRFANWVNAHKSQNLVSDPASREFNEVWPNGRTNHYWFDLNRDYLYQQHPESQSRMVKFHEWKPNLLTDHHEMGTNSTFFFQPGVPSRTHPLTPRRNVELTNRFGQFQAEGMQRIGSLFYTQENFDDFYYGKGSTYPDVHGCVGILFEQASSRGHAQEGSNGLLTFPFTIRNQFTAMLSTLRAARAMRVDLLNFQRDHYREANADDVRAYVFGNSNDRVRTWEMVNILRRNQVAVYELNRDETLDGRTYTRGNAYLVPLAQPQHRLIRSMFEKRTTFQDSLFYDISAWSMPHCFNVPYSEARTALTPGAKVEANPFPKGRVISGPVGTDYAYLFAWDSYFAPRAASELMRKGYRLKSASQPFSAQVYSQSQPMRFDYGTVQILANGQDPVQLRNLLATLAERDGVDFYAVSSGMTPDGIDLGSDNFKNMRQPRPLLVVGSGVSNLDAGEVWHLLDTRVNVPLSTVDMAQMSRVNLDRYNVLVLVSGDYNGLPTEKIRQWVQNGGTLVAMTDAVRWASEKGLSTARLKRIPTDTTGTRAYADYERYSGSRVIGGAIFQTRADLTHPLLYGYKTNLLSVFKDNTVFLEKSRDPFATPLYYTPTPLVSGYVASANERLFRDTPAIVVNTLGSGRVIAMADNPNFRAFWYGTNKLFLNALFFGNQIGAFARGSSDEND, from the coding sequence ATGACCAACCGCTACATCAACCTGATTCTCTGTCTGTTCACGTCCCTGATCGCCTCGGCGCAGGTTGCCGACAGCTACTACCTCCCCCAGACCGTTCAGTACAACGCCGCCATCCCCACACCCCGCCAACACCTGGGGTATCAGGTGGGCGAATGGCATGTTTCGCACGACCAGATCGTGGGCTACATGAAAAAGCTCGACGAGGTATCTGACCGGATCACCCTCGTGGAATACGGACGTACCTACGAAAGCCGCCCGCTACTGCTGCTCACGATCACGTCGCCCCAGAACCAGCAACAGATCGACCGGCTTAAAGCTGAACACGTTCAGTTGGCCGACCCCGCCCGCTCGACGGGCCTCGATGTGAGCAAAATGCCCGCCGTAGTCTGGATGGGCTACACCGTCCACGGCAACGAACCCAGCGGCAACAATTCGGCCCTGCTGGCGGCGTACTACCTGGCGGCGGCACAGGGGCCCGCCATCGACTCACTGCTCAACGAAAGCATCATCCTGCTCGACCCGTGCATCAATCCCGATGGGGCCAACCGCTTCGCCAACTGGGTCAACGCGCACAAGAGCCAGAACCTGGTCAGCGATCCGGCGAGCCGGGAGTTCAACGAGGTGTGGCCCAACGGACGGACAAACCACTACTGGTTCGACCTCAACCGCGATTACCTCTACCAGCAGCACCCCGAAAGCCAGAGCCGAATGGTGAAGTTTCACGAGTGGAAACCGAACCTGCTCACCGACCACCACGAGATGGGCACCAACAGCACGTTTTTCTTTCAGCCGGGCGTACCCAGCCGCACCCACCCGCTGACGCCCCGCCGCAACGTGGAGCTGACCAACCGATTCGGGCAGTTTCAGGCCGAAGGCATGCAGCGGATTGGCTCGTTGTTCTACACGCAGGAAAACTTCGACGACTTCTACTATGGCAAAGGCTCGACGTACCCCGACGTGCACGGCTGCGTCGGGATTCTGTTTGAGCAGGCGAGTTCGCGGGGGCACGCGCAGGAAGGCAGCAACGGGCTGCTCACCTTCCCGTTCACCATCCGCAATCAGTTTACGGCCATGCTCTCGACACTCCGGGCGGCGCGGGCCATGCGCGTCGACCTGCTCAATTTCCAGCGCGATCACTACCGCGAAGCTAACGCCGACGACGTGCGGGCCTATGTGTTTGGCAACAGCAACGACCGGGTACGTACCTGGGAAATGGTGAACATTCTGCGGCGGAATCAGGTAGCCGTGTATGAACTGAACCGCGACGAAACCCTCGACGGACGTACCTACACGCGCGGTAATGCGTACCTCGTGCCGCTGGCCCAGCCGCAACACCGCCTCATCCGCAGCATGTTCGAAAAGCGCACGACCTTCCAGGACAGCCTCTTCTACGACATCTCGGCCTGGTCGATGCCCCATTGTTTCAACGTACCGTATTCGGAAGCCCGGACTGCGCTGACGCCCGGTGCTAAAGTCGAGGCCAACCCCTTCCCGAAAGGGCGGGTTATTAGCGGACCCGTCGGTACCGATTACGCCTACCTCTTCGCGTGGGACAGCTATTTCGCGCCCCGCGCCGCCAGCGAACTGATGCGCAAAGGGTACCGGCTCAAAAGCGCATCGCAGCCATTCAGTGCGCAGGTTTACAGTCAGTCGCAGCCGATGCGGTTTGATTACGGAACGGTGCAGATTCTGGCCAATGGGCAAGACCCCGTTCAGCTTCGCAACCTGCTGGCAACGCTGGCCGAACGGGATGGCGTCGATTTTTACGCCGTCTCGTCGGGGATGACGCCCGACGGCATTGATCTGGGCAGCGACAATTTCAAAAATATGCGGCAACCTCGACCGTTGCTGGTGGTGGGTTCGGGCGTGAGCAACCTCGACGCGGGCGAAGTGTGGCACCTACTCGACACCCGCGTCAACGTTCCCTTATCGACCGTCGATATGGCGCAGATGAGCCGCGTCAACCTCGACCGCTACAATGTGCTGGTGCTTGTGAGCGGCGACTACAACGGCCTGCCGACGGAGAAAATCAGGCAGTGGGTGCAAAACGGCGGTACGCTGGTGGCCATGACCGACGCCGTGCGCTGGGCGAGCGAAAAAGGCCTGTCGACCGCCCGGCTCAAGCGCATCCCGACCGATACGACCGGCACCCGCGCTTATGCCGATTACGAACGATACAGCGGCTCACGCGTGATTGGCGGGGCCATTTTCCAGACCCGTGCTGACCTCACGCACCCGCTGCTCTATGGCTACAAAACCAATTTGCTCTCGGTGTTCAAAGACAATACCGTGTTTCTGGAAAAAAGCCGCGACCCCTTCGCCACGCCACTCTATTACACGCCAACGCCACTGGTGAGTGGGTACGTGGCGTCGGCCAACGAACGGCTTTTCCGCGACACGCCCGCCATTGTCGTGAACACGCTGGGCAGCGGGCGAGTCATCGCCATGGCCGACAACCCGAATTTCCGGGCCTTCTGGTACGGCACCAACAAGCTCTTTCTGAATGCCCTCTTTTTCGGTAATCAGATTGGCGCGTTTGCCCGTGGCAGTTCTGACGAAAACGATTAA
- a CDS encoding phytanoyl-CoA dioxygenase family protein, with amino-acid sequence MPMQSLDTPYELQPEQIDFYQKNRFIKLKHVFDADTLAHYNDVISQQVASMNTVSTALDQRDTYGKAFLQLFNLWRENEAIKPFVFSRRLARIAAELMQVDGVRMYHDQALFKEGGGGITPWHADQYYWPLSSDKTITAWIPLQAVPLPMGPLEFSAGSHRIVEGRDLKISDDSEKLIAEKLRVTDFAHVIEPFELGEVSFHSGWVFHRAGANVTNQVRKVMTVIYMDKDMLLQQPTNKNQENDWHTWCPGAEVGQVIDTELNPVLY; translated from the coding sequence ATGCCCATGCAATCACTGGATACGCCCTACGAACTCCAACCCGAGCAGATCGATTTTTACCAGAAAAACCGGTTTATCAAACTCAAACACGTGTTCGACGCCGACACGCTGGCCCATTACAATGACGTTATCAGCCAGCAAGTAGCCTCGATGAACACCGTATCTACTGCCCTCGACCAGCGCGACACCTACGGCAAGGCCTTTTTACAGCTATTCAACCTGTGGCGCGAAAACGAGGCTATCAAACCGTTTGTGTTCAGCCGACGGCTAGCCAGGATTGCCGCCGAGCTGATGCAGGTCGATGGCGTGCGGATGTACCACGATCAGGCGCTGTTCAAAGAAGGCGGTGGCGGCATCACACCCTGGCATGCCGACCAGTACTACTGGCCGCTCAGCAGTGACAAGACCATCACGGCCTGGATTCCGTTGCAGGCCGTGCCCCTGCCCATGGGGCCACTCGAATTCAGCGCGGGCAGCCACCGAATTGTGGAAGGCCGCGACCTGAAGATCAGCGACGACAGCGAGAAGCTCATCGCCGAAAAACTGCGCGTCACCGACTTTGCGCACGTCATCGAACCGTTTGAGCTGGGCGAAGTGAGCTTCCATTCGGGGTGGGTGTTCCACCGCGCCGGTGCCAACGTGACCAATCAGGTACGGAAAGTGATGACCGTGATTTACATGGACAAGGATATGCTCCTGCAGCAGCCCACCAACAAGAACCAGGAAAACGATTGGCATACCTGGTGCCCCGGCGCCGAAGTTGGGCAGGTAATCGATACCGAACTGAATCCAGTCCTTTACTAG
- a CDS encoding acyltransferase family protein, with protein sequence MNSSGTLAYPQLTSTRFVAAFLVIVYHFGILPRQVVPFLWFDQIHFFNLAGGSAVYYFFVLSGFVLTAAYRDRPLRYGLFIANRLGRIYPVYFVALCLTLLVTSLPSEHVVGWFHTPSIDGTKQLVKAALLSAKTLSKRDLCLSVLLLQGWHVTTWQAFNGPGWSLSVEFFLYLLFPFLLPLVRREAATYRRVFLIVGIAGSTACPLLLASPLVDSSRGFLFIGSPLLAIPGFLLGMVAYEFGLRCRLPAGSRVPAFVFLGSVGGCVLLLSVFEASDFLLNPFFALIIWSLSQDTSIITRTLAHPKLVLLGEVSYGYYILQLPIFLLASQWLHPFDGLTDTTFFYRFNGLLLLVAWGSFVGFETPVRRFVKTITARIDHRLTRLDQRSLPLPKSA encoded by the coding sequence ATGAACTCCTCCGGCACGCTGGCTTATCCGCAACTGACCTCGACCCGCTTTGTCGCGGCCTTTCTGGTTATTGTGTATCACTTCGGGATTTTACCCAGACAAGTCGTTCCTTTTCTCTGGTTCGACCAGATCCATTTTTTCAATCTGGCTGGTGGTTCGGCGGTCTATTACTTTTTCGTCCTATCTGGCTTTGTCCTGACAGCCGCCTACCGCGACAGGCCGCTTCGTTACGGGTTGTTTATCGCTAATCGGTTAGGTCGGATTTACCCGGTGTATTTCGTTGCCCTGTGTCTGACACTGCTCGTTACAAGCCTGCCTTCTGAGCACGTTGTCGGGTGGTTTCATACACCATCAATTGATGGCACCAAGCAACTAGTGAAGGCCGCGTTGCTGTCGGCAAAGACGCTGAGCAAACGGGATCTGTGCCTGTCTGTTTTGCTGCTACAGGGATGGCACGTCACTACCTGGCAGGCATTCAACGGACCGGGTTGGTCCTTATCGGTGGAGTTCTTTCTGTACCTGCTTTTTCCGTTTCTGTTGCCGCTTGTTCGTCGGGAAGCAGCAACCTACCGCCGTGTTTTTTTGATTGTGGGTATTGCAGGGTCTACTGCCTGCCCGCTGCTACTGGCATCGCCCCTTGTCGATAGCAGCCGGGGTTTTCTGTTTATTGGTTCTCCCCTGTTGGCTATCCCCGGTTTTCTGCTCGGCATGGTTGCCTACGAGTTTGGGTTGCGGTGCCGCCTGCCAGCGGGATCGCGGGTGCCTGCTTTCGTTTTTTTGGGAAGTGTCGGCGGCTGCGTTCTCTTGCTTAGTGTCTTTGAAGCCAGCGACTTTTTACTCAATCCGTTCTTCGCGCTGATTATCTGGAGTCTGTCGCAGGACACGTCGATTATCACCCGCACACTAGCGCATCCCAAACTGGTTTTGCTCGGCGAAGTGAGCTACGGGTATTATATCCTGCAACTCCCGATATTCCTGCTCGCCAGCCAATGGCTGCACCCGTTTGACGGCCTGACCGATACGACCTTTTTCTATCGGTTCAACGGCCTGTTGCTGCTGGTTGCCTGGGGAAGCTTCGTGGGCTTTGAGACGCCTGTCAGGCGCTTCGTGAAAACGATCACCGCCCGCATCGACCATCGCCTCACGCGCCTGGACCAACGCAGCCTTCCCTTGCCGAAATCGGCTTGA
- a CDS encoding PQQ-dependent sugar dehydrogenase, whose product MVKQTPFRLIAWQQWLTVSLWLSVVGSVWGQTPQLRPTPYVTGLYHPVDMAAIGPQQLLVAQTNGQVRLVQNGVIQSPVVLDIGPLLFDLDFNGIFGLCVHPQFAQNGYLYVQYFRKTDQAAVVARYTCTRTAPIQASLASAQLIFTVPYPAAGHRSGRITFGPDGYLYISTGDSGEGARGSQGDPSQLAQNRQSPFGKLFRIDVDAATPYAIPPDNPFASPTDGVPDELYALGLRNPWRWSFDKLTGDLWMADIGQDGWEELTVTPAAAPAPQNYGWPCYEGTHPYATSGCSLTTVFAQPLLDYAGYNNNGQQARSITGGFVYRGSTYPSLRGWYVYGDWSQGTLWTLRRPTNTTYQNVTQTPTVDGLVSFGEGTDGQLYALSFWSGTVYALGVYTLGSAQTGNWQAPTTWTCQCVPDATAATVVAATHTVEVSQPTPAQSVQLRGTIRFSGNGALRFQ is encoded by the coding sequence TTGGTTAAGCAAACACCTTTTCGCCTAATCGCCTGGCAGCAATGGCTCACTGTGAGCCTGTGGCTCTCCGTAGTTGGCTCAGTGTGGGGGCAGACGCCGCAACTGCGCCCAACCCCATACGTGACGGGCCTGTATCATCCGGTCGATATGGCGGCGATCGGGCCACAGCAGCTACTGGTCGCTCAGACCAACGGACAGGTCCGGCTGGTCCAGAATGGGGTAATCCAATCGCCCGTCGTGCTCGACATTGGCCCGCTGCTCTTTGACCTCGACTTCAACGGCATCTTCGGGCTGTGCGTGCATCCGCAGTTCGCTCAGAACGGCTACCTCTACGTGCAGTATTTTCGGAAGACGGACCAGGCGGCCGTCGTTGCCCGCTATACCTGCACGCGCACAGCGCCCATACAGGCCAGTCTGGCCTCGGCACAACTCATTTTCACGGTGCCTTACCCGGCAGCGGGGCATCGGTCGGGGCGCATTACGTTTGGGCCGGATGGCTACCTCTACATCAGCACCGGCGATTCGGGCGAGGGCGCGCGCGGCAGTCAGGGTGACCCCAGCCAGCTCGCCCAGAACCGGCAAAGTCCGTTTGGCAAACTGTTCCGAATCGATGTCGACGCTGCCACACCCTACGCCATCCCGCCCGACAACCCATTTGCCAGCCCGACCGACGGCGTTCCCGACGAACTTTATGCGCTGGGCCTACGCAACCCCTGGCGATGGAGCTTTGATAAACTTACGGGCGACCTCTGGATGGCCGACATTGGGCAGGATGGCTGGGAAGAGCTAACCGTGACGCCTGCCGCAGCCCCCGCTCCCCAGAACTACGGCTGGCCCTGCTACGAAGGTACCCACCCCTACGCCACCAGCGGGTGCAGCCTCACCACCGTTTTTGCCCAGCCCCTGCTCGATTACGCTGGTTACAACAACAACGGCCAGCAGGCGCGGTCAATTACGGGTGGTTTTGTGTACCGGGGCAGTACCTACCCTAGCCTGCGTGGCTGGTATGTCTACGGCGACTGGTCGCAGGGAACCCTCTGGACGCTGCGTCGCCCCACCAACACCACCTACCAGAACGTTACGCAGACACCGACCGTCGACGGATTGGTGTCGTTTGGCGAAGGCACCGATGGCCAACTCTATGCCCTGTCTTTCTGGAGTGGAACCGTCTACGCACTGGGTGTCTATACGCTCGGCAGCGCTCAAACCGGCAACTGGCAGGCACCCACCACCTGGACCTGCCAATGCGTTCCCGATGCCACGGCGGCCACCGTAGTGGCCGCTACCCACACCGTCGAGGTCAGCCAGCCGACACCTGCTCAGTCGGTTCAGCTACGCGGGACGATCCGGTTCTCCGGCAACGGAGCCTTACGATTTCAGTAA
- the ahcY gene encoding adenosylhomocysteinase: MQTSTYVPYKVKDIALAEWGRKEIRLAEAEMPGLMALRAEYGPSKPLAGARIAGCLHMTIQTAVLIETLVELGADVTWSSCNIFSTQDHAAAAIAAAGIPVYAWKGMNEEEFNWCIEQTLFFGEDRQPLNMILDDGGDLTNMVFDVYPELIGGIKGLSEETTTGVHRLYERMKNGTLHLPAINVNDSVTKSKFDNKYGCRESLVDAIRRATDLMLAGKVAVVAGYGDVGKGSAESLRGAGCRVLVTEIDPICALQAAMDGYEVLPMDEAVTRANIFVTATGNIGIIKDRHFRAMRDKSVVCNIGHFDNEIDMAWLNETYGQTKSQIKPQVDMYEVDGKEIIVLAEGRLVNLGCAMGHPSFVMSCSFSNQTLAQLELWTNADKYENKVYVLPKVLDEKVAALHLSHVGAKLEPLAQDQADYIGVQVSGPFKSELYRY, translated from the coding sequence ATGCAAACGTCAACCTACGTCCCCTACAAGGTTAAGGACATTGCCCTCGCGGAGTGGGGCCGGAAAGAAATTCGTTTGGCCGAGGCCGAAATGCCGGGCCTGATGGCGCTACGGGCTGAATATGGTCCCAGCAAGCCACTGGCCGGTGCTCGGATTGCGGGTTGTCTGCACATGACCATCCAGACGGCGGTGCTTATCGAAACCCTCGTTGAACTGGGTGCCGATGTGACCTGGTCATCCTGCAACATCTTCTCGACGCAAGACCACGCCGCTGCGGCCATTGCCGCGGCTGGTATCCCCGTTTACGCCTGGAAAGGCATGAACGAAGAAGAATTCAACTGGTGTATCGAGCAGACGCTGTTCTTCGGTGAAGACCGCCAACCGCTCAACATGATCCTCGACGATGGCGGCGACCTCACCAACATGGTGTTCGACGTGTATCCTGAGCTGATCGGTGGGATCAAAGGGCTGTCGGAAGAAACCACGACGGGTGTTCACCGGCTGTATGAGCGCATGAAGAATGGCACGCTCCATCTGCCTGCTATTAACGTGAATGACTCGGTAACGAAGTCGAAATTCGACAACAAATACGGTTGCCGCGAATCACTGGTCGATGCCATCCGCCGCGCCACCGACCTGATGCTGGCTGGTAAAGTAGCCGTTGTGGCTGGTTACGGCGACGTAGGTAAAGGCTCAGCCGAGTCGTTGCGTGGGGCAGGTTGCCGCGTACTGGTGACCGAAATCGATCCCATCTGCGCCTTGCAGGCCGCTATGGACGGCTACGAAGTGCTGCCGATGGACGAGGCCGTTACCCGCGCCAACATCTTCGTGACGGCTACGGGCAACATTGGCATCATTAAAGACCGCCATTTCCGCGCCATGCGCGACAAATCGGTAGTGTGTAACATTGGCCACTTCGATAACGAAATCGATATGGCGTGGCTGAACGAGACGTACGGGCAGACCAAAAGCCAGATTAAGCCGCAGGTGGATATGTACGAAGTCGACGGCAAGGAAATCATCGTGCTGGCTGAAGGCCGGCTGGTGAACCTAGGCTGTGCCATGGGCCACCCGTCGTTTGTGATGTCGTGTTCGTTCTCAAACCAGACGCTGGCCCAGCTCGAACTGTGGACCAACGCCGACAAGTACGAAAACAAGGTATATGTGCTGCCGAAAGTGCTCGACGAAAAAGTAGCGGCCCTTCACCTCTCGCATGTGGGTGCTAAACTGGAACCGCTGGCGCAGGATCAGGCCGATTACATTGGCGTGCAGGTATCGGGTCCGTTCAAATCAGAACTGTATCGGTACTAG
- a CDS encoding AraC family transcriptional regulator — MKPELERGITNLATASFKAFRLCQPAFESHWHYHPELELVYFARGKGVRFIGDAISLYDEGSLFLIGESLPHTFVSYADEQGELVEAYCIQFPPNLLDSFAECKPLAAFFESARCGLSFPNPAAVLVTLLKETVHQTGTAALVRLIELLDRLSNVPEREPILQQAYQRHAVMTGAATRIRTAVDYINTHYQRPVSLQEIAHACHFSPNAFCRWFRQHMGVTFVDYLNKVRLTHVCQLLTATDLPISQIATQAGFDNISTLNRLFQARLGTSPGKYRAGVLRQ, encoded by the coding sequence ATGAAACCTGAGCTGGAAAGGGGGATTACCAACCTGGCGACTGCGTCGTTCAAAGCCTTTCGGCTCTGCCAGCCGGCTTTTGAATCCCACTGGCATTACCATCCCGAACTGGAGCTTGTCTACTTTGCACGGGGGAAAGGGGTGCGGTTTATTGGCGATGCTATTTCGCTGTACGACGAAGGAAGCCTTTTCCTGATTGGCGAGAGCCTGCCCCACACGTTTGTCAGCTACGCCGATGAGCAAGGGGAGTTAGTCGAAGCGTATTGCATCCAGTTTCCGCCCAACCTGCTCGATTCGTTTGCCGAGTGTAAACCATTGGCGGCCTTTTTCGAGTCGGCCCGATGTGGGCTTTCGTTTCCGAACCCCGCCGCTGTGCTGGTTACGTTGCTGAAAGAGACGGTGCATCAGACGGGTACGGCGGCGTTGGTGCGGCTCATCGAACTGCTTGACCGGCTCAGCAACGTACCTGAGCGCGAGCCGATCCTGCAACAGGCGTATCAGCGCCATGCCGTAATGACTGGTGCCGCTACCCGCATCCGGACGGCCGTCGATTACATCAATACGCATTACCAGCGCCCGGTTTCGTTGCAGGAAATTGCCCATGCCTGCCACTTTTCGCCCAACGCCTTCTGCCGGTGGTTCAGGCAGCACATGGGCGTGACATTTGTCGACTACCTCAACAAAGTGCGGCTGACGCACGTCTGCCAGTTGCTCACGGCTACTGATCTGCCCATCAGCCAGATTGCAACGCAGGCTGGGTTCGACAACATCAGTACCCTAAACCGGCTCTTTCAGGCCCGGCTGGGTACGTCGCCCGGCAAGTACCGGGCGGGTGTTTTGCGACAATAG
- a CDS encoding VOC family protein, with product MTQLTAYLHFNGNCREAMTFYQECLGGELVLLPISDSPMAGDFPADKKDQILHADLKLGSFMLMGDDLHVGPGDVIGHAVSLMLECGSEAEITDLFAKLSAGGEVLHPLEHTFWNSLFGDFTDQYGFHWFLNFSKPEAA from the coding sequence ATGACACAACTCACTGCTTACCTGCATTTTAACGGCAACTGCCGCGAAGCCATGACGTTCTATCAGGAGTGTCTTGGTGGCGAATTGGTGCTGTTACCGATTAGCGACTCACCGATGGCAGGCGACTTCCCGGCCGACAAAAAAGACCAAATCCTGCACGCCGACCTGAAACTGGGCAGCTTTATGCTCATGGGCGATGATTTGCACGTTGGGCCCGGCGACGTTATTGGGCATGCGGTGTCGCTGATGCTGGAATGCGGTAGCGAAGCCGAAATCACCGATCTGTTCGCCAAGCTATCGGCGGGCGGTGAGGTGCTGCATCCGCTGGAACACACCTTCTGGAACAGTCTTTTCGGTGATTTTACGGATCAGTACGGCTTCCACTGGTTTCTGAACTTCAGCAAGCCGGAAGCCGCCTAG